The Sphingopyxis fribergensis genome contains a region encoding:
- a CDS encoding glycoside hydrolase family 43 protein, whose protein sequence is MTVGQRQGTAKLLAVLLLLGGLSGPPLQATVAEAPSAGATFTNPLLRSGPDPWITQREGVYYYMHTLGNRIALWRTENIADLADAEQRVVWKAPASGPNAHSIWAPELHRLDGKWYLYYSATASGFKDDKHRAVFVLENAGSDPMQGEWVDRGRVNTEHAGIDGTVFDHGGKRYFVYSPYLGADSGLAIAEMENPWTLTGQERVIARPDRSWEKQGGRQILEGPEFLLGPKGDLFLTYSASACWSDDYALGLLRASAGSDPLDPAAWVKTAQPVFKRANGVYATGHNGFFMSPNGKENWIVYHANPGPDMKCTPKRAPHMQRFGWSAEGWPEFGDPVAEGTPLPVPSGKGR, encoded by the coding sequence GTGACGGTTGGGCAAAGGCAGGGAACGGCAAAGTTGCTCGCGGTGTTGTTGTTGTTGGGTGGGCTGTCCGGTCCTCCGCTTCAGGCGACCGTCGCCGAGGCGCCGTCGGCCGGTGCCACCTTCACCAACCCGCTTCTGCGCTCGGGTCCCGACCCGTGGATCACCCAGCGTGAGGGCGTCTATTATTACATGCACACGCTCGGCAACCGGATCGCGCTGTGGCGTACCGAGAATATCGCCGACCTTGCCGATGCCGAGCAGCGCGTGGTCTGGAAAGCCCCCGCCAGCGGACCCAACGCGCACAGCATATGGGCGCCCGAGTTGCACCGCCTCGACGGGAAATGGTATCTCTATTATTCGGCGACCGCGAGCGGGTTCAAGGATGACAAGCATCGTGCGGTCTTCGTGCTCGAGAATGCGGGTTCCGACCCGATGCAGGGCGAATGGGTCGATCGCGGGCGCGTGAACACCGAGCATGCCGGGATCGACGGCACCGTCTTCGATCACGGCGGCAAGCGCTATTTCGTCTATTCGCCGTATCTCGGCGCGGACAGCGGGCTGGCGATCGCCGAGATGGAAAACCCCTGGACGCTGACAGGGCAGGAACGCGTGATCGCGCGTCCCGACCGATCATGGGAAAAGCAGGGCGGGCGCCAGATCCTCGAAGGTCCCGAATTCCTGCTCGGACCGAAAGGCGACCTGTTCCTCACCTATTCGGCGAGCGCCTGCTGGTCCGACGATTATGCGCTCGGACTGCTGCGCGCCTCGGCCGGCTCCGATCCGCTCGATCCCGCGGCGTGGGTCAAGACGGCGCAGCCCGTCTTCAAGCGCGCCAACGGGGTCTATGCGACGGGGCATAACGGCTTTTTCATGTCGCCCAACGGCAAGGAAAACTGGATCGTCTATCACGCCAACCCCGGCCCCGACATGAAGTGCACGCCCAAGCGCGCGCCGCATATGCAGCGTTTCGGATGGAGCGCCGAGGGGTGGCCCGAATTTGGCGACCCGGTCGCCGAGGGGACGCCGTTGCCCGTGCCATCGGGAAAAGGGCGATAA
- a CDS encoding TonB-dependent receptor, which translates to MRLNLLGAVSLTAVFVSMPAVAQESAAPAVQESAGQTDNLEGDIIVTGVRQSLERAAEVKRNAVQVVDSIVATDIGKLPDPTVAAALQRVPGIQVQNDRNNELSSVRIRGLTDILTTVNGREVVTTTGRGFDLQDVPAEALARIDAFKSQTADQIEGGVAGTLDLRLNRPFSFRDPTLVLTARQNYATIADASNPQFGALAAAKTDSSIGEIGALVNVTYSQAQNIRSVTNLGERRFVSGAPFGTADILMPQVLRNMPDVGDIKRFQANAALQWQATPSLQFYADGLYTYFNSTTGFAGFNPQPFTNNSQIAEVTLSDYCIDARVNAAGTNPQIVTNADGTQSLQPATVRTMCEPTSARFNNVVINQNSSSEEVTQRNKMVAGGLIFEQDRGVLKVDVAYQTSRAVTENFNAEVGQRVPTIFVEFDDNDGPSFTIDPSIPLSSENVSLRNSINQNFSTGRGSLFQARMDSEYEFDGILTKLRGGLRYAKREALFQEVRQTNTVQSIGFGNIGTPTEANARLISSLPLSPDFLGVIGVAPRLNGGRAFLGVNPAYLRSERGRNELRDLFGLPMEAPPYDPTKEFNASEETLAAYLEGSYEIPIGALTLDGVVGTRVVKTDRTISGFERVEGTNSFSPIVAKRSDVDILPSATARLKFPGSFQTRLTYSRSMRRPDFGSLNPSESLTVVGNVFLINNGTRGNPDLRPQKSDSIDLTAEYYFDSGYVAVTGYYRSIKDRVVTSNRQEEIGGENYLISTPRNIGSVDLKGIEVSGQYFFDFLPGALSGFGVQGAFTLADSKIKGDDTLAGNPLVGVSKYNYTAGLLYDKKGLSGRLIWTFRSKYINGDNTGGVAVRPYDETRPVQDPYIPVFLSYVRPAGRLDFSVGYDVTDALRLDIGGTNILRNKTSIYWGDERVVFQLNGDETVYSIGARVKF; encoded by the coding sequence ATGCGGTTGAATCTGCTTGGCGCCGTGTCGCTCACAGCGGTGTTTGTTTCGATGCCTGCTGTCGCTCAGGAGAGCGCGGCACCCGCTGTACAAGAGAGCGCGGGGCAAACCGATAATCTGGAAGGCGACATTATCGTCACTGGCGTTCGCCAGTCACTCGAGCGTGCCGCCGAGGTAAAGCGCAATGCGGTCCAGGTCGTTGATTCGATTGTAGCGACCGATATCGGCAAGCTGCCCGACCCCACCGTTGCCGCCGCGTTGCAGCGCGTGCCAGGTATTCAGGTGCAGAACGACCGCAACAATGAACTGTCGAGCGTGCGTATCCGGGGCCTGACCGACATTCTGACGACCGTGAATGGCCGCGAGGTCGTCACGACGACCGGGCGTGGGTTCGACCTTCAGGACGTGCCCGCCGAAGCGCTCGCCCGGATCGACGCGTTCAAGTCGCAGACAGCCGATCAGATCGAGGGCGGCGTTGCCGGTACATTGGACCTGCGCCTCAATCGCCCCTTCAGCTTTCGCGACCCGACACTGGTCCTGACCGCACGCCAAAATTACGCGACTATCGCCGATGCGAGTAATCCGCAGTTCGGCGCTCTCGCGGCCGCCAAGACCGATTCATCGATTGGCGAGATCGGCGCGCTGGTCAATGTGACCTATTCGCAAGCTCAGAATATCCGCAGCGTCACCAATTTGGGCGAGCGTCGCTTCGTCTCGGGGGCGCCGTTCGGCACCGCCGACATCCTGATGCCGCAGGTGCTGCGCAACATGCCCGATGTCGGCGACATCAAGCGTTTCCAGGCCAATGCCGCGCTGCAATGGCAGGCGACCCCGTCGCTGCAATTCTATGCCGACGGCCTTTACACCTATTTCAACAGCACCACGGGCTTCGCCGGTTTCAACCCCCAGCCTTTCACCAATAATTCGCAGATCGCCGAGGTCACGCTGAGCGATTATTGCATCGACGCGCGCGTCAACGCCGCTGGGACCAATCCGCAGATCGTGACCAATGCCGATGGCACTCAGTCGCTTCAGCCGGCGACTGTCAGAACTATGTGCGAGCCCACAAGCGCGCGTTTCAACAATGTCGTGATCAACCAGAACAGCTCGTCCGAAGAAGTGACGCAGCGGAACAAGATGGTCGCGGGCGGCCTGATTTTTGAGCAGGATCGGGGTGTGCTCAAGGTCGACGTCGCCTATCAGACGTCGCGAGCGGTGACCGAGAATTTCAACGCCGAGGTAGGGCAGCGCGTGCCCACGATCTTCGTCGAATTCGACGACAATGATGGCCCGTCGTTCACGATCGACCCGTCGATCCCGCTCAGCTCCGAAAATGTCTCTCTGCGCAATTCGATCAACCAGAATTTCTCAACCGGCAGGGGCAGCTTGTTCCAGGCGCGGATGGACAGCGAATATGAATTCGACGGCATATTAACCAAGCTTCGCGGTGGCCTGCGATATGCCAAGCGCGAGGCGCTGTTCCAGGAAGTGCGCCAGACCAACACTGTACAGTCGATTGGTTTCGGCAATATCGGCACGCCGACGGAGGCCAACGCACGGCTGATTTCTTCGCTACCGCTGTCGCCCGATTTCCTCGGCGTGATCGGCGTCGCGCCGCGGCTCAATGGCGGGCGGGCGTTCCTGGGCGTGAACCCCGCCTATCTGCGGTCCGAACGCGGGCGGAACGAACTGCGCGACCTGTTCGGCCTCCCGATGGAGGCGCCGCCCTACGATCCGACAAAGGAATTCAACGCCAGCGAGGAAACCTTGGCCGCCTATCTGGAGGGCAGCTATGAGATTCCGATCGGCGCGCTTACCCTTGACGGCGTGGTGGGCACGCGCGTCGTCAAGACCGACCGCACCATCTCCGGCTTCGAGCGTGTCGAAGGCACCAACAGCTTCAGCCCGATTGTCGCCAAACGGTCGGATGTGGATATCCTGCCGTCGGCGACCGCGCGCCTGAAATTTCCAGGCTCGTTCCAGACGCGCCTGACTTACTCGCGTTCGATGCGCCGCCCCGATTTTGGCTCGCTCAACCCTTCCGAATCGCTGACGGTCGTCGGCAACGTGTTCCTGATCAACAACGGCACGCGGGGCAATCCCGACTTGCGCCCGCAAAAGTCGGACAGCATTGACCTGACCGCCGAATATTATTTCGACAGCGGTTATGTCGCGGTCACCGGCTATTATCGTTCGATCAAGGATCGCGTCGTGACATCGAACCGGCAGGAGGAGATCGGGGGTGAAAATTATCTGATCTCCACCCCGCGCAACATCGGGTCGGTCGACCTCAAGGGCATCGAGGTCAGTGGACAATATTTCTTCGATTTCCTGCCGGGCGCGCTTTCGGGGTTCGGCGTGCAGGGCGCGTTCACGCTGGCGGATTCGAAGATCAAGGGCGACGATACGCTCGCGGGCAACCCGCTGGTCGGCGTGTCCAAATATAATTACACCGCCGGGCTGCTTTATGACAAAAAGGGCCTGAGCGGGCGCCTGATCTGGACCTTCCGGTCCAAATATATCAACGGCGACAACACCGGCGGCGTCGCAGTGCGCCCCTATGATGAAACGCGGCCGGTCCAGGATCCCTATATCCCGGTATTCCTGTCATATGTCCGGCCGGCCGGGCGTCTCGACTTCAGCGTCGGATATGACGTGACCGATGCCCTGCGGCTGGATATTGGCGGCACAAACATCCTGCGCAACAAGACGTCGATCTATTGGGGCGACGAACGGGTCGTCTTTCAGCTGAACGGCGATGAGACGGTGTACAGCATCGGCGCCCGCGTAAAATTCTGA
- a CDS encoding arylsulfatase: MRKKRVAGFLNRVTWAVAAFSAALLPLGAQGAESASAKPQPVRPNIVVILLDDVGFSDIGSFGSEIPTPNIDALAKDGLAFTQFYNNARCSPSRAALLTGTYPHQAGLGHLEGVEVPGSRGFLSKLSDRVVTLAEVLKSDGYFTAMAGKWHVGISRGVGPWNRGFDRSLTTPFGELYYPDQPQPNAKTVYIDGEKLPASSPRVGEGYWYSSDMFVDWQSKFVREAEAQRKPFFLYMPFTAAHFPLMAPAEDVAKFKGKYMRGWDAIRRDRFERQKKLGIIAPDAELPAALSGSYDWDKLSAADKDRFDTLMAVYAAMISRVDRSIGTLVDRLKQSGELDNTIILLMNDNGGTAESGPDGRLKGEGLPGSAQSVVWTGMNWAMLQNTPFQYFKHHTQEGGIATPLIVHWPRGIDPKLRGTLVREPGHLIDVMPTLVEVSGVTYPKTFNGHQILPMQGRSMAPAFHGQPLTRDKPIFWEHEGNRAVRDGKWKLVARFEQPWQLFDMAADRTEMHDLAARQPERVRAMARQWDAWAASSDVDAWRESYDMHLKGRTRQIWGGAELPERPEAMKK, translated from the coding sequence GTGAGGAAGAAGCGCGTCGCCGGGTTTTTGAATCGCGTGACCTGGGCGGTGGCCGCCTTTTCGGCGGCCCTACTGCCGCTTGGCGCCCAAGGCGCCGAATCTGCGTCTGCCAAGCCCCAGCCGGTTCGCCCGAACATCGTCGTGATCCTGCTCGACGACGTCGGATTTTCGGACATCGGCAGTTTTGGCAGCGAAATTCCCACGCCCAATATCGATGCGCTTGCGAAGGACGGCCTCGCCTTCACGCAATTCTACAATAACGCGCGCTGTAGTCCGTCGCGCGCCGCGCTGCTCACGGGCACCTATCCGCACCAGGCGGGTCTTGGGCATCTGGAAGGCGTCGAAGTGCCGGGATCGCGAGGCTTTCTGAGCAAGCTTTCCGATCGCGTCGTCACCTTGGCCGAGGTATTGAAATCAGACGGCTATTTCACCGCGATGGCGGGCAAATGGCACGTGGGCATTTCGCGGGGCGTCGGGCCGTGGAACCGCGGTTTCGACCGCTCTCTCACCACGCCGTTCGGCGAGCTTTATTATCCCGACCAGCCGCAGCCGAATGCGAAGACCGTCTATATCGACGGCGAAAAACTCCCCGCCAGTTCGCCGCGCGTCGGCGAAGGCTATTGGTATTCGTCCGACATGTTCGTCGATTGGCAGAGCAAGTTCGTGCGCGAGGCGGAGGCGCAGCGCAAACCTTTCTTCCTCTATATGCCGTTCACCGCCGCGCATTTCCCGCTGATGGCGCCTGCCGAAGATGTGGCGAAGTTCAAAGGCAAATATATGCGCGGCTGGGATGCGATCCGCCGCGACCGGTTCGAGCGACAGAAGAAACTCGGCATCATCGCGCCCGATGCCGAACTGCCGGCGGCGTTGTCGGGCAGCTATGACTGGGACAAATTGTCGGCCGCGGACAAGGATCGGTTCGACACGCTGATGGCGGTCTATGCCGCGATGATCAGCCGTGTCGACCGTTCGATCGGCACGCTGGTCGACCGGCTCAAGCAATCGGGCGAGCTCGACAATACGATCATCCTGTTGATGAACGATAATGGCGGGACGGCCGAAAGCGGCCCCGATGGCCGGCTGAAAGGCGAGGGGCTGCCGGGCAGTGCTCAGTCGGTCGTGTGGACCGGAATGAACTGGGCGATGCTGCAAAACACGCCCTTCCAATATTTCAAGCACCACACGCAGGAGGGCGGGATCGCGACGCCGCTGATCGTCCACTGGCCGCGCGGGATCGACCCCAAGCTGCGCGGGACATTGGTGCGCGAGCCGGGGCATCTGATTGACGTCATGCCGACGCTGGTTGAGGTCAGCGGCGTAACCTATCCAAAGACCTTCAACGGACACCAAATCCTCCCGATGCAAGGGCGCTCGATGGCACCGGCGTTCCATGGCCAGCCGCTGACCCGCGACAAGCCGATTTTCTGGGAACATGAGGGCAATCGCGCCGTTCGCGACGGAAAATGGAAGCTCGTGGCGCGGTTCGAACAGCCGTGGCAGCTCTTCGACATGGCGGCCGACCGGACCGAGATGCACGATCTCGCCGCCCGTCAGCCCGAGCGCGTGCGCGCCATGGCACGGCAATGGGACGCGTGGGCGGCGAGCAGCGACGTCGATGCGTGGAGAGAAAGCTATGACATGCATCTCAAGGGCCGCACACGCCAAATCTGGGGCGGCGCGGAATTGCCCGAGCGGCCCGAAGCGATGAAGAAGTGA